A portion of the Acidobacteriaceae bacterium genome contains these proteins:
- the dnaJ gene encoding molecular chaperone DnaJ, with translation MATSEMKADYYEILEIERTASDGEIKTAYRKLAMKWHPDRNPDNKDAEDKFKECSEAYSVLSDADKRAAYDRYGHAGVGNGGPGGFGGGSPFGQGFQQGDLGDIFGDLFGEMFNMGGRGRASRAQRGRDISFEMELTFEQAVFGTEREVKVRRADLCVDCKGSGAENGKQPETCQQCGGRGQVRSQQGFFSVARTCPVCSGTGQVVKNPCKTCRGDGRTQKDHTIQVKVPAGVEGDTRIRYSGEGDAGRFGGPNGDLYILLDVKPHSFFERDGDDLHCVMPISFPQAALGTELEIETLHGAETIKVPEGTQSGKEFRLRGKGVPHLNAHGKGDLIVEVRVQTPSKLTKEQKALLKQLDGTLAVDNKPHARGIFGKMKEIFS, from the coding sequence ATGGCGACATCAGAGATGAAAGCTGATTACTACGAGATTCTGGAAATCGAGCGCACAGCGTCAGACGGAGAAATCAAGACCGCCTATCGCAAGCTCGCGATGAAGTGGCATCCTGACCGCAACCCGGACAACAAGGATGCCGAAGACAAGTTCAAGGAATGCAGCGAAGCCTACTCCGTCCTCAGCGACGCCGACAAGCGCGCTGCCTACGATCGCTACGGCCACGCAGGCGTCGGCAACGGTGGCCCCGGTGGCTTCGGCGGCGGCAGCCCCTTCGGACAGGGCTTCCAGCAGGGCGATCTCGGAGACATCTTCGGCGATCTCTTCGGCGAGATGTTCAACATGGGTGGCCGTGGTCGCGCCTCGCGCGCGCAACGCGGTCGCGACATCAGCTTCGAAATGGAGCTGACCTTCGAGCAGGCCGTCTTCGGCACCGAGCGCGAAGTCAAGGTTCGCCGCGCCGACCTCTGCGTCGACTGCAAGGGCTCCGGCGCTGAGAACGGCAAGCAGCCCGAGACCTGCCAGCAGTGCGGCGGTCGCGGACAGGTTCGTTCGCAGCAGGGCTTCTTCTCCGTCGCCCGCACCTGCCCCGTCTGCTCCGGCACCGGCCAGGTCGTCAAGAACCCCTGCAAGACCTGCCGTGGCGACGGTCGCACGCAGAAGGACCACACCATCCAGGTGAAGGTCCCCGCAGGCGTCGAAGGCGACACCCGCATCCGCTACAGCGGAGAAGGCGACGCCGGGCGCTTCGGCGGCCCCAACGGCGACCTCTATATCCTGCTCGACGTGAAGCCGCACTCGTTCTTCGAGCGCGACGGCGACGACCTCCACTGCGTCATGCCCATCAGCTTCCCGCAGGCCGCCCTCGGTACCGAACTCGAAATCGAAACCCTTCACGGCGCCGAGACGATCAAGGTTCCCGAAGGCACGCAGAGCGGCAAGGAGTTCCGTCTGCGCGGCAAGGGCGTCCCACACCTCAACGCACACGGCAAGGGCGACCTCATCGTCGAAGTTCGCGTACAAACTCCTTCAAAGCTCACGAAGGAGCAGAAGGCTCTGCTCAAGCAGCTCGACGGCACGCTCGCAGTCGACAACAAGCCACACGCCCGCGGCATCTTCGGCAAGATGAAGGAAATCTTCTCCTAA
- a CDS encoding nucleotide exchange factor GrpE — protein MNPIKEWFAAHARTTEKDTTMKTQDEMNELNDMPAVEAEEAAAAPLEGEIVEMGATAELEQARGERDALKDRLARLQAEFDNARKREVKEKQDARDYAVQASVEPFLGVMDNFQLALKSGGSADQLRMGVELILKQMEDALRNLNVTAVETVGAEFDPRVHEALGSEERADVPDHQVLEEIRRGYKLRDKLLRPALVKIATNSAQREA, from the coding sequence ATGAACCCAATCAAAGAGTGGTTCGCCGCTCATGCGCGGACAACAGAAAAGGACACCACAATGAAGACACAGGATGAGATGAACGAGTTGAACGATATGCCCGCAGTCGAAGCAGAAGAGGCAGCAGCAGCCCCGCTCGAAGGCGAAATCGTCGAGATGGGTGCAACCGCCGAACTCGAGCAGGCACGCGGCGAACGCGACGCCTTGAAGGACCGTCTCGCACGCCTGCAGGCTGAGTTCGACAACGCCCGCAAGCGCGAGGTCAAAGAGAAGCAGGACGCTCGTGACTACGCCGTGCAGGCTTCCGTCGAACCCTTCCTCGGCGTAATGGACAACTTCCAGCTCGCGCTGAAGTCCGGCGGTTCGGCCGACCAGCTCCGCATGGGCGTGGAACTGATTCTGAAGCAGATGGAAGATGCACTCCGCAACCTGAACGTCACGGCTGTAGAAACCGTTGGCGCAGAGTTCGATCCCCGCGTCCACGAAGCACTCGGCTCCGAAGAGCGCGCCGACGTGCCCGACCATCAGGTTCTCGAAGAGATCCGCCGTGGCTACAAGCTTCGCGACAAGCTCCTCCGCCCTGCGCTGGTCAAGATCGCCACCAACAGCGCCCAGCGCGAAGCGTAA
- the hrcA gene encoding heat-inducible transcriptional repressor HrcA, whose amino-acid sequence MANAGTLTARQRDILMAIVESYIATGEPVSSGAVARSSLIASVAASPATIRNEMVSLFDAGLLEQPHTSAGRVPSAAAFRMYVEALGRGTAGSLPGLSRAEVESRIDLSLAGVAGGEALLERSSQVLAMLSSGVGVAMGVRPATDLLEHVHFSRLGDRRVLAVLVTRGGMVRDRMLVVERDLGINELEAASNFLNQHFRGWSLDAVRADLARLVETERSAYQQMLTAAQELWSRAMPSVESAPTVFIEGVANLVGQGEDREHLRAMLAALEAKERLIELLNAYVDSQQETVRVVFDLERTAPEMAGLVLIAAPARVAGDSLATVGVLGSKRMHYQSTMNAVGYIAGLFDRVLDLGRDSEAPRF is encoded by the coding sequence ATGGCGAACGCAGGCACATTGACGGCAAGGCAGCGCGACATCCTGATGGCGATCGTGGAAAGCTACATCGCCACGGGAGAACCGGTCAGCTCTGGCGCGGTCGCGCGTTCCAGCCTCATTGCGTCCGTCGCGGCCAGCCCTGCGACCATCCGCAACGAGATGGTCTCGCTCTTTGACGCAGGCCTTCTCGAGCAGCCGCACACCTCAGCGGGCCGCGTACCGTCTGCCGCCGCGTTTCGCATGTACGTCGAAGCGCTCGGCCGTGGCACAGCAGGCAGCCTGCCCGGCCTGTCGCGTGCCGAGGTGGAGTCCCGCATCGACCTCAGCCTCGCTGGCGTCGCCGGCGGAGAAGCCCTCCTCGAACGCAGCTCGCAGGTGCTGGCCATGCTCTCCAGCGGCGTCGGCGTCGCGATGGGCGTCCGCCCCGCAACCGACCTGCTCGAGCATGTTCACTTCTCACGCCTCGGCGATCGTCGTGTTCTCGCCGTGCTCGTCACGCGCGGCGGCATGGTGCGTGATCGCATGCTCGTCGTCGAACGTGACCTCGGCATCAACGAGCTTGAAGCCGCCTCCAACTTCCTGAACCAGCACTTCCGTGGCTGGTCGCTGGACGCCGTGCGTGCGGACCTCGCCCGCCTCGTCGAGACCGAGCGCTCGGCGTATCAGCAGATGCTCACCGCCGCGCAGGAGCTCTGGTCCCGCGCCATGCCCTCGGTTGAGAGCGCGCCGACGGTCTTCATTGAAGGCGTCGCCAACCTCGTTGGCCAGGGCGAAGACCGCGAGCACCTTCGCGCCATGCTCGCCGCGCTCGAAGCCAAGGAGCGGCTCATCGAGCTGCTCAACGCTTACGTCGACTCGCAGCAGGAGACTGTGCGCGTCGTCTTCGACCTCGAACGCACCGCGCCGGAGATGGCCGGGCTCGTTCTCATCGCCGCACCCGCTCGCGTCGCAGGCGACAGCCTCGCCACTGTGGGTGTACTCGGCTCCAAGCGTATGCATTACCAGAGCACGATGAACGCGGTCGGCTACATCGCCGGTCTCTTCGATCGCGTGCTCGACCTCGGACGTGACTCCGAGGCTCCACGATTTTAG
- a CDS encoding Mrp/NBP35 family ATP-binding protein, producing the protein MGNSGQGMPQPQPLPGVEYVVAIGSGKGGVGKTTVAVNTAVSLAKLGYKVGLIDADIYGPNVPTMLGLSRQPTVLPGSRIEPLTAHGVKFMSIGLISPGDKPMVMRGPMLHGVIRQFLQQVEWGELDFLLIDLPPGTGDVVISLVQTVPLTGAVVVSTGSSVALEDARKALEMFHQVNVEVLGMVENMSQMTLPDGTVLDVFGAGSTEQTAKQFGLNFLGSVDLDPQVRESGDRGLPAALAGESSARGQEFRLIAAKIAERAEEAAAKSDGVLEIL; encoded by the coding sequence ATGGGAAACAGTGGACAGGGAATGCCTCAGCCTCAGCCGTTGCCGGGCGTGGAATATGTTGTTGCCATAGGCTCCGGTAAAGGCGGCGTCGGCAAAACCACCGTCGCGGTGAACACCGCCGTCAGCCTCGCCAAGCTTGGTTACAAGGTCGGCCTCATCGACGCGGACATCTACGGCCCGAATGTGCCGACGATGCTCGGTCTCTCGCGCCAGCCGACCGTACTGCCCGGCAGCCGCATCGAGCCGCTCACCGCGCACGGCGTCAAGTTCATGTCCATCGGCCTCATCTCCCCCGGCGATAAGCCCATGGTGATGCGCGGACCAATGCTCCACGGCGTCATCCGCCAGTTCCTCCAGCAGGTGGAGTGGGGCGAGCTCGACTTCCTCCTCATCGATCTGCCTCCCGGCACCGGTGACGTCGTCATCTCGCTCGTCCAGACCGTTCCGCTCACCGGCGCAGTCGTCGTCAGCACGGGTTCCTCCGTCGCCCTGGAAGACGCCCGCAAGGCGCTCGAAATGTTCCACCAGGTGAACGTCGAAGTCCTCGGCATGGTCGAGAACATGAGCCAGATGACGCTGCCCGACGGCACCGTCCTCGACGTCTTCGGCGCTGGTTCCACGGAGCAGACCGCCAAGCAGTTCGGCCTCAACTTCCTCGGCTCCGTCGACCTCGACCCGCAGGTACGCGAGTCCGGCGACCGCGGTCTTCCGGCAGCACTCGCGGGCGAAAGCTCCGCGCGTGGGCAGGAGTTCCGGCTCATCGCGGCGAAGATCGCGGAGCGTGCCGAAGAGGCTGCCGCCAAGAGCGACGGCGTACTGGAAATTCTGTAG
- a CDS encoding acyl-CoA thioesterase: MSETAVSRTVAESQAERSEIIFPNDVNPLGNLFGGRLMQFIDLVGAVASVRHSRAVTVTASMDHLDFVSPVKVGELLILKASVNRAFKTSMEVGVKAMVEDVLGNGRMRHVATAYLTYVAVDMFGKKLAVPQVVPETEHQKRRFEDAAARREMRAGEMLRKKELRATLPPEWHV; this comes from the coding sequence ATGAGCGAAACCGCAGTTTCGCGCACGGTCGCCGAGTCACAGGCCGAGCGCAGCGAAATCATCTTCCCCAATGACGTCAACCCGTTGGGCAATCTCTTCGGTGGCCGCCTCATGCAGTTCATCGACCTCGTCGGCGCTGTTGCCAGCGTGCGCCACTCGCGCGCCGTCACCGTCACCGCCAGCATGGATCACCTCGACTTCGTCTCACCGGTCAAAGTTGGCGAACTGCTCATCCTGAAGGCCAGCGTCAACCGCGCCTTCAAGACCAGCATGGAAGTCGGCGTGAAGGCCATGGTCGAAGACGTACTCGGCAACGGCAGGATGCGCCACGTCGCCACCGCCTACCTCACCTATGTCGCCGTGGACATGTTCGGCAAGAAGCTGGCCGTGCCTCAGGTCGTACCCGAAACCGAGCATCAGAAGCGTCGCTTTGAGGACGCCGCCGCCCGCCGTGAAATGCGCGCCGGCGAAATGCTCCGTAAGAAAGAACTTCGCGCCACCTTGCCGCCCGAGTGGCACGTTTAG
- a CDS encoding tetratricopeptide repeat protein, which produces MDRIAALTEIVNMNPADSFARYGLAMALAAEGRNDEALAAYVATTEQNPDYVPAYQMSAQLLLKLGQTDEAKARVEAGLAAAARTGNAHAQSELGAMLDELS; this is translated from the coding sequence ATGGACCGTATTGCCGCGCTGACCGAAATCGTGAACATGAACCCCGCCGACAGCTTTGCCCGCTATGGACTCGCCATGGCGCTGGCCGCCGAAGGGCGCAATGACGAGGCGCTGGCCGCGTATGTGGCGACGACGGAGCAGAACCCGGACTATGTTCCGGCGTACCAGATGTCTGCGCAGCTTCTGCTGAAGCTGGGGCAGACGGATGAGGCGAAGGCTCGGGTCGAGGCCGGGTTGGCCGCTGCCGCGCGCACGGGCAACGCCCATGCGCAGAGCGAGCTTGGCGCGATGCTGGATGAGTTGAGCTAG
- a CDS encoding mechanosensitive ion channel, translated as MLGIHSPHRWYLVVFVFCAAIVLANVVHYVLFRLLRRKEAQTVGLGLGIQKNLGRPARAIFLLTCVSVTLPLIPGLSDKVDTTVHHWLLMAIVASLGWFAVGCVYVGEGLFLRKYDLNAENNMRARRVHTQFHVFRRMAIGMVIVLTAGALLWTFNDPRIWQYGSGLLASAGVASLLLATAAKSSASNFLAGMQIALSEPIRLDDVVVVQGEWGKIEEITTTYVVIKIWDLRRLIVPLSWFIENSFVNWTRESSDIMGTSFLYVDYAVPVDDLRAELDRIVKPHPLWDGKVLGLQVTNLSERTMEVRCLMSSTDSGKNFDLRCDVREKMIHFIREKYPEAFPTTRILPTSDFVLKEGSAHAPQLPGEISGQTGFSQKV; from the coding sequence ATGCTAGGAATTCACTCCCCGCACCGCTGGTATCTGGTGGTGTTTGTCTTCTGCGCGGCCATCGTGCTGGCCAACGTAGTGCACTATGTTCTCTTCCGCCTGCTACGGCGGAAAGAAGCCCAGACCGTAGGCCTGGGGCTCGGCATCCAGAAAAACCTCGGACGTCCGGCTCGAGCGATCTTTCTGCTTACTTGCGTCTCCGTCACCCTGCCGCTCATCCCCGGGCTGTCAGATAAAGTTGATACCACCGTTCACCACTGGCTTCTGATGGCGATCGTCGCCAGCCTCGGTTGGTTCGCGGTCGGCTGCGTCTACGTGGGGGAGGGCCTCTTCCTCCGCAAGTACGACCTCAACGCTGAGAACAATATGCGTGCGCGCCGTGTGCATACGCAGTTCCACGTCTTCCGCCGCATGGCCATCGGCATGGTGATCGTGCTCACCGCGGGCGCTCTGCTCTGGACGTTCAACGACCCGCGTATCTGGCAGTACGGCTCGGGCCTTCTGGCCTCCGCCGGAGTCGCTTCTTTGCTGCTCGCCACCGCCGCCAAGTCGAGTGCCTCGAACTTCCTCGCTGGCATGCAGATCGCCCTCAGCGAACCCATCCGCCTCGATGACGTCGTCGTCGTGCAGGGCGAGTGGGGCAAGATCGAAGAGATCACCACCACCTACGTCGTCATCAAAATCTGGGATCTGCGCCGTCTGATCGTGCCGCTCAGCTGGTTCATCGAAAACTCGTTCGTGAACTGGACGCGCGAAAGCTCAGACATCATGGGCACATCGTTTCTCTATGTCGATTACGCTGTTCCGGTCGACGACCTTCGCGCCGAACTCGACCGCATCGTCAAGCCGCATCCGCTCTGGGACGGCAAGGTGCTCGGCCTGCAGGTAACAAACCTCTCCGAACGCACCATGGAGGTCCGCTGCCTCATGAGCTCCACCGACTCCGGCAAGAACTTCGACCTGCGCTGCGACGTCCGCGAGAAGATGATTCACTTCATCCGCGAAAAGTACCCCGAAGCCTTCCCGACGACACGCATCCTGCCCACCAGCGATTTCGTACTGAAAGAGGGCTCAGCCCACGCTCCTCAACTTCCAGGCGAAATCTCGGGCCAAACGGGCTTCAGTCAGAAGGTCTAG